A single genomic interval of Dromiciops gliroides isolate mDroGli1 chromosome 1, mDroGli1.pri, whole genome shotgun sequence harbors:
- the LOC122736096 gene encoding 60S ribosomal protein L28-like, whose translation MSAHLQWMVLQNCSSFLIKHNKQTYSTEPNNLKARNSFRYNGLIHWKTVGIEPAADGKGIVVVLKRRVGQRKPATSYVRTTINKNAQATLNSVQHIICKNKYRKDLRMATLHRVSAILQSQKPVVEKKKQTCPPKST comes from the coding sequence ATGTCGGCCCATCTGCAGTGGATGGTCCTCCAGAACTGCTCCAGCTTCCTCATCAAGCACAACAAGCAGACGTACAGCACCGAACCCAACAACCTCAAGGCCCGAAACTCCTTCCGTTACAACGGGCTGATCCACTGGAAGACGGTGGGCATCGAGCCGGCTGCTGATGGCAAGGGCATCGTGGTGGTGCTGAAGCGCCGGGTAGGTCAGAGGAAGCCTGCAACTTCCTATGTGAGGACCACCATCAACAAAAATGCCCAGGCCACGCTCAACAGTGTCCAGCACATCATCTGCAAGAACAAATACCGGAAAGATCTCCGCATGGCCACTCTGCACCGGGTCAGTGCCATCCTGCAGAGCCAGAAGCCAGTGGTGGAGAAGAAGAAGCAAACCTGCCCACCCAAGAGCACTTAG